In the Salmo trutta chromosome 13, fSalTru1.1, whole genome shotgun sequence genome, ATAAAACACACAAAATTGTCACCCAAGGCCAAAGAGAGGTGTAAGAAAATCCCCTCGCCTACATGAGCAAATCTGAAGTGAACAccctctttctctgctctcccaCACAGAGCTGAGGATGGCTTTTATAGCCTGGTTTACCATTCTCTATAAGGAATCTAGGGAAGGAGGAATGAAGGCCCAAACTCAAACATGCTGCAGGGAAAACCAGACAAATGGCCAGTTTTGGTCAAAGGGAAGCAGTGAGCTACTGCACTAGAGGCCACAGTTTAATCTACCCTGAAAATAATGGTTATCCTCCACCTCCATCGCTGTCTTTTTTTAGAATGTTATCTTTCAGCATGGGTCAGGCCAGAATAGTCAACTTCTGTATTAAACAGACTAGAGCAGGCCTGAGCAGTAGAGCTCCTTAGAAAAACACCCATAGACTGGGTCTGGGAGAGAGGCAGTGTGAGGGCGAGGAGAGAGGGGCACCTTGTCAGAAAGAATTTGCCAGTGAGTTTCTTCACGTAGCTCCGTGGCGTCAGTCAATATTGGGCTGTCAGGCCCGCGCGGCCACAGCTGCAGCCCACGGAGACAAGGTCGCTGTTCAAGAAGGCCTGGCCATCATGATCAATCAGTGTTGTTACCCTGCCAACGATGGAGATAAACCCCaccccccaacaacaacaacaacaacaacaaaacacattcTTTCACTTCTGGTCAGGTCAAGGAGTAACAAGACCAGTATCCCACTTTCTGTCTTATGCATGGAGTATGATCATTACATTCACTGACTGCCTATctcactctaacacacacacacacacacacacacacacacacacacacacacacacacacacacacacacacacacacacacacacacacacacacacacacacgtcaccccTCTATAGGGACATCTGGCTGATGAGAGTAGGAAGTGTATTTCTGTGAGACAAGCTGCTCGATCTGGGCCACTGAGTGCTTGTCATGGAGTCAAAGACCTACAGCTGCCAGGACTTTGTCTGTGTCCAGAACATGGAGAGGGTGACAGGTGCATGGGCATCGGATGACAAGTTATGGTCATGCACAGGACACCAGTGATTTACTGTATTCAGACCAGAATATGACCCATATCTGAAAGCACCTCTCAATGGGGTTGGAAATGATCAGCTCTCTTGTATAATCCGTTTAGACTTTATCTGCAGCATACTACACAATCTTGTTATGTCTACAAGTATTTTAAAAGTGTAAGACCATGAATGATGGTCTCTTATGTTTGGCACAACTTCACAAAGTGCTAAAGTGCCTTCTGCATGTCCCCGTGGAGAGGGattcatttgatttgatgcatAGCAAGTACATGTGCAAGTGTTGACCAAACCAAAACAAGTATAGCCTCTCAACAAATGAAATATATCAGCCCATTTATCTTACCTCTCCCCCATGGCCATCAAAAATCCCAAATATAGAAGGGTGACTCTTGTTCACGATGTCAGTGACGACCTCGAAGCGGTCTTCCATGTGATCTCTCCGGCCTTGGATGGAGTACACCGCCACATTGTTGCTCTTGAACTCCCAGGTTTTGGAGAACTCTGCGTCCAGAACGTCGAGACCCCCGAATTTGTCATTCTGCATAATCTCCGCCACTTTCCCCTTGACCATTTTGACAGCATCCCGGCTGGACTTGACGATGGTTTTCACCTCATCAGTGTGGAAGAAGTAACTCCATAGAGCCAGGCTTATGCATAGGAGGAACAAGGTCTCTGGTCTGAGCAGAAAATAACGCATGATCCGACCCAAAAGAGACAACAGTGTCATCGTATCCTCTATCATTTATACAAACAACAAATCACTGCAGGTTGTTATTGTTTACCCGCAACTTTCAGTCCATTATTATCGATGCTACAGTAAATAATCAGCGAAACCAAATTCAAACGTAGTCTACAGCACATCTGGTGTAAAAATCTGAATTAATTCAACCCAACACGGATAGCTCCATGTAGCAATGCGGCTTGATGTATTGGAGAATCCGTAACGTTAGACACTGCGGGGTGTAAGACTGCCTTGGCTGGCTCACTCTAGCCTAAAACCCCGTGAACCAGCGACTGTCCCTTGTCCATATGATGCAGTGAATCACAACCGTTGCAAGGAGGAGAATGGTTGCTATATTAAACCTCAGTCGGAGAGACCCCACTTTGAAGTACCTCGTTTAACGCTAACTTGAACGCAGACTCCCTCAACCTTTGACAGCGAGGTTGCGATTGAGTTGTAAATAGTGCACTCAATTTGAAGCAGAGGAAGTGTTCTTTTTCAGGACCGCACCAATTGGAGCACGTGAGGTGTGCACCATGCAACCTTGTTTAGGATAACATACATCATATTTCTGGAGGGGCAAACTAAATGTCATGTGCATCTTTATACTGGCTGAATAGACCATTTATAGAATTTGGGTAAATTAATTTTCGATCTACGTAATTTATTGACGGATGCACCCACCCCCCACGGCGGATTGTTTTAATCTGAGCCCACCTGTTTATATATGTTACGGCAAGCCCCGAGGACCAGACCAGGGGTTTGTCTACTAAGGGATAGAGCTGTGGTGAAAATGGACTTTTCGGTcgaagcaggttaggagaatgaataTGACAGGTTTTATGAGAATTGGGTTAAGGTCAGCAAAAGCGTTCGAGTAAGCTAAAAAgcaccaaaaatatatatttttgacgtCAATTGGACAAAAactgtatcccatctagacatgacCCCAGTTCGCTTGTAAAACAGATAAGCCAAAGGTTTAGAAACTCTATGGATAAGGTACTTTGTAAAATTCTacttttgtttgttgttgttttaataaTGGCGACAAGGAAAgatataggaggaaggtatagaTAATGATAATGCCTTTGGTTCGATAAATCGATCTTTGGGTAAATTCATTTACCTTATATTTTTAAAATGCCTTCTTGCCCAATGTATATCAAAAATAATGAATTTGATTATTGCAACATTTGTCAATCATATCATAACGTCAATATACCGGTAGTGTAGTTTATTCTGTCGGTATTTAATTTGAATGGTTTCTGAAGCTACTGCACTCAGGCAAACGAGAGGGGACTGGGTTCTTTTCCACGAGAAAGCGGTGTGTCGTCATCACCCTGCTCCTCCTTTCCAGTTTGTGGTGGTGAAACGTGGAGGTCCGCAACGTGGCTTGGAAAAACATTCTGCAAGTATGTGTTGTTTATCAGTTGTCTCATTAAATGGCACTAAGCCCCCCCCATCCCCGAAACCTTTTAACACGGCGCCTCCTATGTAATGACAAAACTGTCACGATCATCGCAAATTAGTCAGAAGGAAAGCTGTTCCCTGTTAGCTAGGCTAAGGCTGGCTAGCAAGTAAAGTTACCGGCCATTTAAATTTGCCTTTTTCTATCTAACGGTTACTGGTTGCCGTTTGGTGAAGTTAATCCAATTGTATACATAGCTAACGACAACTGGCAGCAAAAAGGGGTTTGTCAGATGAGTTGTGACATTGTGATAAATGGTTAACTACCTGAGAGATAGCCAGACTTAGCTACAATTCTATGATAAGTGTCATGTGTGGGGGAAAAACATTACCAGGGAAGTTAGTGCACTagataacgttagctggctaccATGTATTGACCATAATCAATACACATTACCCATGTGGATGTGTTGTATGCTAACATCATTACTTTTTTGTATATCATCTAAAAAGTAAAGATTTATCTGATTCATAACATCAATCTGATCTGTCATTTATCTAGATCTCACTACAACACCCACACCAATTATAATGGAGTACATGCAAGCTCCTGCTACAAGCAGCCAGGGTAACAtgtaagtatatatatatatatatataatgatcaGCCTCCTACAGGCTACAAATAATTATCCTTTACTGTCAGTGTGAATGTGTACATTCATAACTTTTTCAAAGGTATCAGCTGGTACACAGTACTAATTAAGGAAtggtttctctcctctccttagcCTCTGCTGCACCTGTGGCATCCCTATCCCCCCAAACCCAGCCAACATGTGTGTGTCCTGCCTCAGGACCACAGTGGACATCTCTGAGGGAATCCCCAAGCAAGTCAACCTGAACTTCTGCAAGCAGTGTGAACGGTACTGCCCAGACCACCATCACAAGCCTGTCAAATTTAGTGCCACAGCTAAGATGTTTAAATCCCTGTCTTGTGCTCTTACTGACCAAAACTTCATTAGTCAGTAAACTGTGGGATCTTACCAAGGCTCCAACATTAGTTCAGATGGATTGATTGCACCTCTTTCTCTTCCATGCAGGTACTTGCAGCCTCCAGCCTCCTGGGTGCAGTGTGCTCTGGAGTCCAGGGAACTGCTCGCCCTCTGCCTTAAAAAACTGAAGGGCAACATGACCAAAGTGAGTATCCCTTCCCTACTCTGCTCTATTTACATTCAAACATGCACTTGTTCAAAATGTTCAACAGGGCTGTAGCCATTCACCTCAGAAACTCATGTGACCTCCTAATCCAGGTGCGTCTGATCGATGCTGGATTCCTGTGGACGGAACCCCACTCCAAGCGGATCAAGTTGAAGGTGACCATACagaaagaggtgagaggagaAATAAGAGGTGTCAGAGTGGGATATTTAATAGGATAGAATAGTGTGGATTAGGATCCAGATCAGGTGGACGTGTCCCACCGCTGACTTCCATGTTGTCATTATTTAATCCAGGTGACAGTAAAGGGGTAAAGGGCTGACTTTGTAGTTTCAGAGCACAGTGATTGGGTGAAGATTAGCCAGTGGCTGTCATCTTAACTTCATGACCTTTCAGAGGAATCTGAGCTCCTCAGGGCCCAGGCCTTAGTCTGGAGTGTAGGAGGTTTTGTGTGACCAGTTATCTTGTATCTAGATGCCCTTTAGTCACCAGAAATAGCAGAACCAAACCCTGATGAATAAagtcttacacttcagtgtttcCCAAATGATGGGTGGGTAATGATCCGCTGGTGGGTCACAGCTTTCTAGCCCAGTTCtgtattttaaaaaaaaagtgtttaccTGGTGTGTCGCATTAGTCGTAAACTATGTTCTGAGTCAGTCATATAAGAGAATAGTGGTTGATGGTAGTTTGGTCTGTCCTGTCCAGGTGATGAACGGAGCCATCCTGCAGCAGGTGTTTGTGGTGGAGTTTGTCATCCAGGGCCAGATGTGTGATGACTGCCACCGTGTCGAGGCCAAGGACTTCTGGAACTCTGTGGTACAAGTCAGACAGAAGGTACCACTGATGATTAGAATTATATTATTCATGTTGCTCACCACAACAATCATTTTTAACATGTGTTGGTAACCTAATATTGGGCTGTTCCTTTTTAGACTTCTCACAAGAAGACCTTCTATTACCTGGAGCAGCTCATTCTCAAGCACAAACTCCATCAGAACGCACTCAACATCAAGGAGATCCATGGTGGGTTTGGGATAGAATATACTGCTCTAAAGTGGGGGGTTTCATCCAGGAAGAGACACCAGACCATTGATATTGATGATTTTCTAAAAGCTTTCCCATCCTGTGCTTTAGAACGACATGGCCATGTGTTTAGAATCACTGTGGTCGAATCATAGCACTGAGCATTCCATTTACCATGCCAACAATGCTTTTGGACTCGGTCCTAttttcagtcacacacacaatgtgtcGAGAGAGATATTTCAGAACCAGCGCCCAGTGTGGTTGGACCAGATTGTAAGGGAAAAGCTGCCCTTTGACAGTTCAATATAAATGACCTCCCTCTCTAGCCGGAGTTAAAAGCCTTGAGGTTTCAACATGTGGTGGCCATATTTCCCCCCGCGGTGCCCATCTGGGCGATATTACTGAGACTGGCTTGTTAAGTGTTGGAATGGGGATAACGGAGCTTacgtgtgctgtgtgtgtgcctgtgattGATTTATCGATTGAAGACTGATTGGTTTTTAATCTTTCTCCTCTTTCAGAGGGTATTGATTTCTACTATGCCACCAAGCAGCATGCTCAGAAGATGGTGGATTTCCTCCAGTGCACAGTCCCCTGCAGGTAGGAACCAGTTCACCAGAGTCCCTCCACTACAGGTAGAGGTTTCCCTGTAGTGACAGAACAATCTGACCTGAGGTCAGTGTCTAGGGGTGACATCATCCTACTCTGGATGGCGCCTTCATGGTTATTGTATAATGCCCATGCAATGTTCATTTGGTGTTGAAACATGTTAATGATGAATTGAACAGTGATGAGCTAGACCACACTAACCACAGTAAGTGCAGTCTGTGTGGCTAGTGCTACGATTATTCAATGTCTATAGACttatgtttggacacacctactcattccagtttttttttatttatttttttactattttctatattgtagaataatagtgaagacatcaaaactatgaaataacacatgtagtaactaaaaaagtgataaacaaatcaaaatatatttgatatttaagattcttcaaagtagccaccctttaccttgataacagctttgcacactcttggcattctctcaaccagctgaggtagtcacctggaatgcatttcaattaacaggtgtgccttgttaatttgtgacatgaaggtcagtcaatgcggaaaatgtcaagaactttgaaagtttcttcaagtgcagttgcaaaaaccatcaagcgctatgatgaaactggctctcatgaggaccgccacaggaaaggaagacccagacttacttctgctgcagaggataagttcattagttaactgcacctcagattgcagctcaaataaatgcttcacagagttcaagtaacagacacatctgaacatcaactgttcagaggagactgcgtggatcaggccttcatggtcgaattgctgcaaagaaaccactgctaaaggacaccaataagaagaagagacttgcttgggccaagagacACGAgccatggacattagaccggtggaaatctgtcctttggtctgatgagtccaaatttgagatttttggttccaaccgccatgactttgtgagatgcagagtaggtgaacggatgatctccgcatgtgtggtttccacagtgaagcatggaggaggagatggtgtggtgacactgtcagtttattcaagactgttggaaaagcattcctcatgaagctggttgagagaatgccgagtgtgcaatgctgtcatcaaggcaaagggtggctactttgaagaacctaaaatatattttgatttgtttaacacttttttttgattacagcatgattccatgtgtgttatttcatagtgttgatgttttcactattattctacattgtagaaaatagtaaaaataaagaaaaacccttgaatgagcaggtgtccaaacttttgactggtactgtgtatatatatctttGGCTTTGCATGGAGATGCTTGAGAATGTTGCTTATTTTCTCTCTGACGAGATATATTCTTTATGGTTTCTTTGTCACCCTGTCTTGTTTAGGTCGAAGACCTCCCAGCGCCTCATCTCCCACGACATCCACTCTAACACATTCAACTACAAGAGCACCTACTCCATTGAGATTGTTCCTGTTTGCAAGGTATACAGCATCTTCCTCAAAAATATTGATGGTCAAATGCTCTACATGTATCTCAAGGGGCTGAACATTGGTTGAATAGGTGAACAGAGCGCACCTATACTCAAATGCTCAGGTCCAAACAGGCCAGGGCAGACCTATACAGAATCCCCGTTCTTGTCATAACAGACACAGCTTCCCTTGGATAGAACTGTGATGTTTTAAAAGATGCTTTTGAGCCGTCCAATGGAAACTACATTTGAATCAATCTGGGTGTGTCTAAGTCTTTACTCAAACGTTTTTGTTGAGTGAATGTTTCTTGTTAATGCTCTTCTGTTGGATTCATGTAGTAGATTCATCAACTCATAGGTTCTAACATGTAGACTGAGTACACGTATCGATGCTTGGCTTCTGATCATACATGTGAAGAGTGAATTTTGTTCATATCCAATTCTATCCATGTGTTTTTATGCATTTCTATCCAATGACTGAATGAAGCATTGCAGCACTGACTCATTCAGTAAATAGATATGACTTAACTTTTTCAAGATCAATGAAATGCGTTCCTAATCAGCATGTTATTTTCTTTTGCATTGTGAGACAAATTGTAATCACGCTGAGGAAACAAAGAGAACATAGCCGACCCCTTGTATAACCAAACTGGCAATGACAGCCTCTGTTATTCAGATTGTTCATGAAGGTGTAGCCTAATCCAGAGTTGAATGTTAATCTCTGCTGTACTACAGTTTACTGTGGGTTTCTCTGGGGAATAATCCGGTGGGAAGGTTGGCATTGGGTAGAGGTTCCAAAGTTCTCTCTGACCTGACCTCAGTCTGACCCCTGGTATGTTTTGTCTCATTGCCCAGGACAACGTGGTGTGTCTGTCACCGCGTCTGGCTCAGAGCCTGGGGAACAtgggccaggtgtgtgtgtgcgcccgaGTCACCAGCACCATCCACCTCATCGACCCCAACACCCTGCAGAGTGAGTACAGCACACACCAGCACCATCCACCTCATCGACCCCAACACCCTGCAGAGTGAGTACAGCACACACCAGCACCATCCACCTCATCGACCCCAACACCCTGCAGAGTGAGTACAGCACACACCAGCACCATCCACCTCATCAACCCCAACACCCTGcagagtgagtacagtacacACCATCCACCTCATCGTCCCCAACACTGcagagtgagtacagtacacACATCCACCTCATCAACCCCAACACCCTGcagagtgagtacagtacacACATCCACCTCATCAACCCCAACACCCTGcagagtgagtacagtacacACCAGCACCATCCACCTCATCGTCCCCAACACCCTGCAGAGTGTGTACAGTACACACCATCCACCTCATCGTCCCCAACACCCTGCAGAGTGTGTACAGTACACACCATCCACCTCATCGTCCCCAACACCCTGcagagtgagtacagtacacACCATCCACCTCATCAACCCCAACACCCTGcagagtgagtacagtacacACCATCCACCTCATCAACCCCAACACTGcagagtgagtacagtacacACCAGCGCCATCCACCTCATCAACCCCAACACCCTGcagagtgagtacagtacacACCAGCACCATCCACCTCATCAACCCCAACACCCTGcagagtgagtacagtacacACCATCCACCTCATCAACCCCAACACCCTGcagagtgagtacagtacacACCAGCACCACCTTTACTGTCGGCCCCTAGCTGCCAGGGGACAGAGGCTGTTTCAACACATGATTTTCTGGCTactgaaacatttattttacagatATGCTTTGCTTCTTTGATTGATGTATTGCTGATGTGTTGACAAGTCAATGTTTCAAGGCgattggatgtgtgtgtgcatgagtttgTGCTTGTGTGATAAAGCATCAACAGTTTACCATCTGTTCCAAATTTTTTGCATCAGTTTTTGATTAGACTGATGGAATGTGATTATATTCCACTTGATTTAAGTCTTTTGTACCGAACTGAACCCAGTATCGTTTACAGTGTCTGTTCACCACATGCTCATCACCCTCCCCTCACTTTCAACAGCTTCCCTCTGTGTCTAATCAGGGCATTCCACACATGACACACTCATTTGTTGTCACTACTGCCTGTGTGCTGTGAGTGTAAAAAAAATTCCCACTGTGTTTAATTTGGATATTTTGAAAGGCAGGGCACACGTTTTTAATTAGTGTTCAAAGACTGGAGCAAAAATAGCCTGTCTCAACCCCAGCCTCTGGGCAGAACAATGATCCATGCTAGCCAAATCACTCGCCTGCAAGAGGGAGTGAAGTTCAAATAAATCAATGTATCTTGCGTGCGCACACAAGCATGTGAATGTAGGAAATTATTGGTGTTTTGAGCAGTGAAAATTGAAACTCTGGACTGTCCATAGAGATAAACATCTAATTCTATTTCTCCTGTCTGACCCAACAGCCGCTGAGGTGGACGGGGGCACATACTGGCGCAACCCTTTCAACAGCCTCGTTAGCCCACGGCAACTGGAGGAGTTCATCGTCATGGATACTGACATCATCAGGAACCAGAAGCTGGGGGCGGGAGCAGGCATAAGGTCAAATAAGGTAGGAGTTCTGAGGGAAATGGGCGGTGATCTGGAATTGGACTGTCccgtcgctagtgcgcgatgggacaggaacatccctgcgccggccaaacccttccctaacccggacgacgctgggccagttgtgtgccgccccatgggtctcccggtcgcggccggctgcgacagagcctggactcgaaccaggttcTCTAATGACAGCCTTAGACCATTCCGCTACTCAGGAGGCCCACctgtcatacttgaataaaagtataCATATCTTTTTAATAGAAATttactcaaataaaagtgaaagtcacccagtaaaatactacttgactaaaagtctaaaagtatttggttttaaatatccttaagtatcaaaagtaaaagtataaatctcTTGAAGtcccttatattaagcaaagcagacagcaccattttcttgttttcaacatttacggatagccaggggcacactccaacacattatttacaaaagatgcatttgtgtttagttagtctgccaggtcagaggcagtagggatgaccagggatgttctcttgattagtgtgtgaattggaccattttcccgtcctaagcattcaaaatgtaatgagtacttttgggtgtcagggaaaatgtatggagtaaaaagtataatattttctttaggaatgtagtgaagtaaatgttgtcaaaaatataaatagcaaagtacagataccccaaaaagcGACTtaattaagtagtactttaaagtatttttactcaagtactttacaccactgtgtgtaTTCATGCGTGCAACTTCCCTCACTCCATGTGTGTGTTGGCGAGACCGCTTGACTGCGGGGCTTTGGTGTGTTTGTGGCTTTAATGACAGTGTTTTTAAGCAGATTGAATTATGGGGAATATTTATATTTTCTTGGAAGAAATGTCAATGGGTAATAATTACATTATTCCTGAAGCTGCACATCAGATTAGAGAAAAACCCTCCACAATACATGGAAGTGTTTCTGTAAAATGAAACAGGAAATTGGTTTGCTACGGTACGATAATGTCCCATCCCCCATCTAAGGACAACTAAACACCCTTCATCCGTTTAGTGGAAAGGAGTAGAAGTAATGGTGGTGCTAGGCTAAAtcttgtgtgtggtgtgtgttctgATTTGTGTGTTTCCAGCACACCCTGGCTGAGGTGTGGGTGCAGAAGACCTCCGAGATGGACACGGCTCAGCAGTACCACTGTCGTACACACCTGGGCCACCTGCTCAACATAGGAGACCTGGTTCAGGGGTAGGTGACTGTCATGGGCTGCTATATAGCTACTAAACTCTTAAATGTTCATCTAACTTCTTGCTGTATAAGAGAATCAAAACAATACCTTACTCTTTTGATTGTGAAGTTAGAGAAAATATGCTGTTTTTTCACTTTTGTTTCCCTCTAGCTTTGACTTTGCCAATTCCAACGTTAATGACGAGTTTCTGAACAAGATGAACCAGAGTCATATTCCTGACGTGGTAAGAACCAATACATTCTACTGTGTGGACACACTCATGTATCCTTCAAAACAGGGATCTCCAACAGGTAGATTGTAGCTCGCAGCCACATATGAGTAGCTGCCAatcaattctgaaagtacattCAGTTTTCCATcacaaactgtcataaacatAAAGCTCCCAGCTACTATTCAATCAGTCACATTGACATTTTCCCACCtctggttagccactattggcttaaaaagccaaaaGTAACACAAAATCTGCCAATTAATTTCCAGCAATGTTGCCCGTCTGTGTGTTTTGTACGTGCATTTGTCTCACTCCGTATGTAGCCAGTTAGCGACGCTAATgataacgttttttttttcttcaattggTTTGTGTGTTTGAGGTTCAAACCCACATAATGTACGTTGTGCACATTTTAATACAGTAGGGTGGACAGACTTCCCCAAAAACTTTCTCTATTAAAATGTTAACCtcaaagtaggcttacctgacagaactataAATCATGGTTATTTGTTTCAATTGGATGGCCATTGTTTTTCAAACTCTGCCATGGCATGTGCTTCAGCAGTAGGCTTATCAGCAGAAAcatcactagacagacacatTCCACTCTTGCTAGATGCTCAGTTAAAGGGGAATTACACACTTTTTCCAGACCTCATAAATGTATTCTGATGTGATTTTAAATATggacatggactcagaacatacatttttgttgtttctctatgaatatttataatattgaGAATGGAAAAcataaaaaatatccaaaaccaggaaaaataaaattctggaaaatacaaaatataatttTATGGGGCCTGTGATGCCAAATACTGTTTTATCAACCATTATTTgaccaggtatattgacagaaaacacatATCTTGTACACCAAGGACCCTGGGATGAGGTAAAAGAGAACAATGTGCCTATTGGAAAGCAATAAAATGAATTATAGCTCGcaatgtttatttaaaaaaaaaaaaaaaagtagctcatgctagaaaaggttggagaacCCTCCTCAAACAGACCTCTTTTACCATGTACTGCACTCTGTCTGTATTAGATCACATTGCCCCCTGGTGGACATTGTGGTATTGGTTTGATTTTGTTTGCTGTATTGAGTTGAAATGTCAATCCCTTAATGGGAAAATTGGCCACCTGACCACGTACTGTTCACTTCATTTTGAAATGAGAGCTGAACTGCATACCTTTCAGCACATGACTGCAAAGGACAGAATACATCAAAACAAAATGAATGCATGTATTGAAGCCATTTGGACATGTTTGTTGTGGACTTGCAGGTGCTGATCAAGAAGAGCTACAACCGCAGCAAGAGGGTGAAGCGCAGGAACTGGAAGCTGAAGGAGATGGACAAAGACAGAGAGGGCATGGCGCCTGAAGATGAGAggtaaggaggagaggaagagctgatgagagaggaggaatgtAGAGGGGGAGAAGCAggaagggatgaggagagagaaagtgaaggaTGGACATGCTCTATATCCAGGTGATGACTTTGTAAGTTGTGAAAGGTGTCTGTCTTCCTGTTTCAGACAATACCAGGACTTCCTAGAGGACCTGGAGGAAGACGAAGCCCTGAGAAAGAACGTCAACATCTTCCGAG is a window encoding:
- the LOC115206216 gene encoding 60S ribosomal export protein NMD3 isoform X1 yields the protein MDFSVEAATALRQTRGDWVLFHEKAVCRHHPAPPFQFVVVKRGGPQRGLEKHSANLTTTPTPIIMEYMQAPATSSQGNILCCTCGIPIPPNPANMCVSCLRTTVDISEGIPKQVNLNFCKQCERYLQPPASWVQCALESRELLALCLKKLKGNMTKVRLIDAGFLWTEPHSKRIKLKVTIQKEVMNGAILQQVFVVEFVIQGQMCDDCHRVEAKDFWNSVVQVRQKTSHKKTFYYLEQLILKHKLHQNALNIKEIHEGIDFYYATKQHAQKMVDFLQCTVPCRSKTSQRLISHDIHSNTFNYKSTYSIEIVPVCKDNVVCLSPRLAQSLGNMGQVCVCARVTSTIHLIDPNTLQTAEVDGGTYWRNPFNSLVSPRQLEEFIVMDTDIIRNQKLGAGAGIRSNKHTLAEVWVQKTSEMDTAQQYHCRTHLGHLLNIGDLVQGFDFANSNVNDEFLNKMNQSHIPDVVLIKKSYNRSKRVKRRNWKLKEMDKDREGMAPEDERQYQDFLEDLEEDEALRKNVNIFRDASKIPVESDTDDEGAPRISLMEMLEDLSLTDATGGEGADMLTE
- the LOC115206216 gene encoding 60S ribosomal export protein NMD3 isoform X2, with amino-acid sequence MEYMQAPATSSQGNILCCTCGIPIPPNPANMCVSCLRTTVDISEGIPKQVNLNFCKQCERYLQPPASWVQCALESRELLALCLKKLKGNMTKVRLIDAGFLWTEPHSKRIKLKVTIQKEVMNGAILQQVFVVEFVIQGQMCDDCHRVEAKDFWNSVVQVRQKTSHKKTFYYLEQLILKHKLHQNALNIKEIHEGIDFYYATKQHAQKMVDFLQCTVPCRSKTSQRLISHDIHSNTFNYKSTYSIEIVPVCKDNVVCLSPRLAQSLGNMGQVCVCARVTSTIHLIDPNTLQTAEVDGGTYWRNPFNSLVSPRQLEEFIVMDTDIIRNQKLGAGAGIRSNKHTLAEVWVQKTSEMDTAQQYHCRTHLGHLLNIGDLVQGFDFANSNVNDEFLNKMNQSHIPDVVLIKKSYNRSKRVKRRNWKLKEMDKDREGMAPEDERQYQDFLEDLEEDEALRKNVNIFRDASKIPVESDTDDEGAPRISLMEMLEDLSLTDATGGEGADMLTE